The proteins below are encoded in one region of Triticum aestivum cultivar Chinese Spring chromosome 1B, IWGSC CS RefSeq v2.1, whole genome shotgun sequence:
- the LOC123094587 gene encoding uncharacterized protein At1g05835-like — MEAKLAVILAACLLIFFTNGGDAQCTVKHLVVAQTTAPTQPGETYPKHLVTVKNTCVCMQLNVKMDCAGFDSSIDVIPADTITPDGDNALCTLNGGRPVYGNGTVSFSYAWSTDISFRPVSSYMECSVAP, encoded by the exons ATGGAGGCCAAGCTTGCAGTCATCCTTGCGGCTTGCTTGTTGATTTTCTTCACCAATGGAG GAGACGCACAGTGCACAGTGAAACACCTCGTCGTCGCCCAGACCACGGCGCCGACGCAGCCCGGAGAGACGTACCCGAAGCATCTGGTGACGGTGAAGAACACTTGTGTCTGCATGCAGCTCAACGTGAAGATGGACTGCGCGGGGTTCGACTCCTCAATCGACGTCATCCCTGCTGACACGATCACGCCGGACGGCGACAATGCGCTCTGCACCCTCAATGGTGGTCGTCCGGTGTATGGAAACGGCACGGTCTCGTTCAGCTACGCGTGGAGCACAGACATCAGCTTCCGGCCCGTCTCGTCGTACATGGAATGTTCCGTAGCACCATAA